The following are encoded together in the Microscilla marina ATCC 23134 genome:
- a CDS encoding MFS transporter — translation MTKKQKPPIWIIPVIVFSQFAGTSLWFAGNAVLPDLQAYLQLSGSQVLGSITSAVQLGFILGTLVFAFFAISDKFSPRRIFLVCALLGAVANMTILWLATNLFSLLLLRFMTGFFLAGIYPIGMKIAAGWYQKSLGKAIGFLVGALVLGTAFPHLLKSIGGALSWKTVLQAVSLIAAVGGTAMYLLVPDGPYISKGAGFNPKVLLQMFRTKDFRCAAFGYFGHMWELYTFWAFVPIVLQQYAQANHWQANLSWWAFVVIAVGSIGCIVGGIASGKVGSAKIAVIQLGISGLMCLLSPLLFQLSPALFLALLVVWGITVVGDSPQFSALTAQTAPQAYVGSALTIVNSLGFAITIISIQFVNYLAQLMAPQYIFVTLLIGPLFGLWAMYPLYRKK, via the coding sequence ATGACAAAAAAACAAAAACCACCCATTTGGATCATTCCTGTAATTGTATTTTCTCAGTTTGCCGGCACCTCACTCTGGTTTGCGGGCAATGCCGTGTTGCCAGACCTCCAGGCGTATCTACAGTTGAGCGGTAGTCAGGTATTGGGCAGCATTACCTCTGCAGTACAGTTAGGGTTTATTTTGGGCACCCTGGTATTTGCTTTTTTTGCCATTTCCGATAAGTTTTCGCCCCGTCGCATCTTTTTAGTTTGTGCCTTGTTGGGGGCTGTTGCCAATATGACCATTTTGTGGTTGGCCACCAATTTGTTTAGCCTGTTACTACTACGTTTTATGACAGGTTTTTTTCTGGCAGGCATTTATCCTATAGGGATGAAAATAGCTGCTGGTTGGTACCAAAAATCATTGGGCAAAGCCATTGGTTTTTTGGTAGGTGCGTTGGTATTGGGTACCGCGTTTCCTCATTTACTCAAAAGCATAGGAGGAGCACTTTCGTGGAAAACGGTGCTTCAGGCAGTCTCCCTTATTGCTGCAGTGGGCGGAACCGCCATGTACTTGTTGGTGCCCGATGGTCCCTACATTAGCAAAGGAGCAGGGTTTAACCCCAAAGTGTTGTTACAAATGTTTCGTACCAAAGACTTTCGCTGTGCTGCTTTTGGCTACTTTGGGCACATGTGGGAGCTTTACACCTTTTGGGCGTTTGTACCCATTGTTTTACAACAATATGCCCAGGCAAACCATTGGCAGGCAAACTTGTCTTGGTGGGCTTTTGTGGTCATTGCTGTAGGAAGTATAGGCTGTATTGTGGGAGGAATAGCTTCGGGGAAGGTAGGCAGCGCCAAAATAGCGGTTATTCAATTGGGTATATCAGGGCTCATGTGTTTGTTGTCGCCACTACTGTTTCAGTTGTCTCCAGCACTGTTTTTAGCTTTATTAGTAGTTTGGGGCATTACTGTAGTAGGCGACTCACCCCAGTTTTCGGCACTCACCGCCCAAACTGCTCCTCAGGCTTACGTAGGTTCTGCCCTGACCATTGTCAACAGCTTAGGGTTTGCCATTACCATTATAAGCATACAGTTTGTCAACTATCTGGCACAGCTCATGGCTCCCCAGTACATCTTTGTTACTTTACTTATCGGTCCCTTGTTTGGGTTGTGGGCAATGTACCCTTTGTACCGTAAAAAATGA